Below is a window of Candidatus Endomicrobium procryptotermitis DNA.
GGCTCTAGAGAGGCTGCAATAATGAAAAATGCATTTATTATAGTATGTATGCTGCTTGTGTTTTCTGTGCCGGGATATGCTGTAAAAGTTTATCCAAATCCTTGGATCCCTGACAGCAAAACCGATAATGACAGACACGGCAATTACATCACTGGTATAAAATTTGACAACCTTTCCGCTTCCGGCGGCACTATATATATATATAATGTTACGGGCGAACTCGTCAGAAGACTTGATTGGGCATCCGGAAAAACAGAAGAAAACTGGGACGGCAGAAATAACAGAAGCGAATATGTTGGCAGTGGCATATATATATGGGTAATAAAAGATGGCGGCACAAAATCTGGAAAAATAGTGGTAATAAGATAATTTTTTTGAAGATTCATTCGGTAAAATGTAGAACTGAAACTATAAAGATGGCAGAAGAAGACTCATTAATACGAAAATACAAAAAGAGCAGATATGGTTTTAGAATTTACGTAAAAAAGCTTGATAGAAACTAATTAAATGGCATAATAATATTGTAGTTAATGTTGAGCATGCTAAAATTAAAATAAAAAAGGCTCGGGCAGAAATAATTAAAAGTTCCTTAAAAAAGGAACTTTTATTTTTTGTATTATGAAACCACCGGTGAAGGCTTTGG
It encodes the following:
- a CDS encoding T9SS type A sorting domain-containing protein, producing MKNAFIIVCMLLVFSVPGYAVKVYPNPWIPDSKTDNDRHGNYITGIKFDNLSASGGTIYIYNVTGELVRRLDWASGKTEENWDGRNNRSEYVGSGIYIWVIKDGGTKSGKIVVIR